The following proteins are co-located in the Methanobrevibacter sp. TMH8 genome:
- a CDS encoding pyridoxamine 5'-phosphate oxidase family protein, producing MNYKECIDFANENPVAWLATSDKDQPHVRAMGMWFAAETGFYFQASTVKELVNQIKENPKIEIAFFRPDEGTGKMLRVEGKAEIIKDIGMKKKCLEDRPFLKDLGLTAESDELFLFRIHHGKAHFWTMETNLLPKEIIEF from the coding sequence ATGAATTATAAAGAATGTATTGACTTTGCTAATGAAAATCCTGTAGCTTGGTTAGCTACTTCTGATAAAGATCAACCTCATGTGAGAGCTATGGGTATGTGGTTTGCTGCTGAAACTGGCTTTTATTTTCAAGCATCTACTGTGAAAGAATTAGTTAATCAAATTAAGGAAAATCCTAAAATTGAAATAGCATTTTTTAGACCAGATGAAGGTACTGGTAAAATGCTTAGAGTTGAAGGAAAAGCAGAAATTATCAAGGATATTGGAATGAAAAAGAAATGTTTAGAAGATAGGCCATTTTTAAAAGACTTAGGTTTAACTGCTGAGAGTGATGAGCTATTTTTATTTAGAATTCACCATGGAAAAGCTCATTTCTGGACTATGGAAACAAACTTGCTTCCTAAAGAAATAATTGAGTTTTAA